AAAGAAAAAGCGCAACAAATAAAAGAACGTGCCTATCAGGCTTTTGCCTCACGGTTGTTATCGTTACACTATGATAAACGAGTAACACTCAAGTATATTTTTAAAGCGCTTTCTTACGATTGTTTTAACCGGGATAATCTGTGGCGCGTAAAACAATTTATGAAAAACACATTACAGGTGAAATAGCAGTAAAATGAGATTAGCTATTATATCAATGTTGGATATAGCGCCATGGGGCGGAAGTGAAGTTTTGTGGTCTGCAACAGCAAAGCTGGCACTTTTGGCGAAACACGAAGTCTTTACTTCCACGTACTATTGGGAGCAGCCACCGGCAGTTATCAGAGAGCTAAGTCAATTGGGGGCTAAAACTCATTTTAGAAAGGGCTATCAACCCGATTTGGCCTCGCGCTTGCTAGAGCGTATCAGGCATGTCATAAAAAGCGAATCAAGAGAAATCAAAGCGTTAAAAAAGTTCAATCCAGAGAGGATATTGATCAATCAGGCAGGCGCTTACGATATGGTGCGCAACGCAGATCTCATGTCTTGGCTGTTGACTACCCCAAAACCTTTTTTTATCTGCTGCAATGGTTATCATGAAGATGAGGTATTGACAGAGGAAAGTAGAGCTATTCTCTTGAAGATATTTATGAAGGCAAAAGGAGTATTTGTAATTTGTAAGCGACAGGCTACTGTTATCATGAAGCAGTTGGCGCATCAACTTTCAAACATACAACTGATCAATAATCCGGTAAATCTGAAAGAGATCAAATGTCAGGAATTGCCTTCTTTTACTATGATTCAAATGGCAAGTGTGGCCAGTCTGCATGTTCATCTGAAAGGTCAGGATATCTTATTAGAAGTATTGAGTGCAGAGAAATGGAAAAGAAGGGCTTGGCAGCTCAATTTATATGGGGATGGTCCACATAAGACCTATCTTCAGGAGTTAGTGGAATACTTTGGGTTGCAAGGTCGCGTGGCTTTTAAAGGACATGTTCCTGACGTAAATAGTATCTGGCAAAACAATCATTTGTTAGTGCTTTGCTCTCGAACAGAATCGGGCCCCATGGCGCTAACGGAAGCCATGCTTTGTGGGCGGCCAACAGTGGCTACACGTGTGGGTAAGGTACCCGAGCTGCTGCAGGATAATCAGAATGGATATGTGGCGGCAGCTGCTACGGTTGTGTTGTTGGAGGAAGCATTAGAGCGTGCTTGGCAGAATAGGGAGAATTGGAGTGCTATTGGTAAGCGTGCACATGATTCAGCGTTAGCTATGGTAGATCTACATGCCCCGGAAACGTATTTGAATCTTTTGCTGACTGAATAAAGCATTCAGATATAAAGAGCTTCGTATTCGCTATATTGAAACTTTCGCTTACCATATCCATTACCTAAAGGAAACTTGTTTGAAAGTTTAAGTTGTTGTTGAAACCAATAA
This genomic interval from Flavisolibacter tropicus contains the following:
- a CDS encoding glycosyltransferase, with the protein product MRLAIISMLDIAPWGGSEVLWSATAKLALLAKHEVFTSTYYWEQPPAVIRELSQLGAKTHFRKGYQPDLASRLLERIRHVIKSESREIKALKKFNPERILINQAGAYDMVRNADLMSWLLTTPKPFFICCNGYHEDEVLTEESRAILLKIFMKAKGVFVICKRQATVIMKQLAHQLSNIQLINNPVNLKEIKCQELPSFTMIQMASVASLHVHLKGQDILLEVLSAEKWKRRAWQLNLYGDGPHKTYLQELVEYFGLQGRVAFKGHVPDVNSIWQNNHLLVLCSRTESGPMALTEAMLCGRPTVATRVGKVPELLQDNQNGYVAAAATVVLLEEALERAWQNRENWSAIGKRAHDSALAMVDLHAPETYLNLLLTE